The Anastrepha obliqua isolate idAnaObli1 chromosome 5, idAnaObli1_1.0, whole genome shotgun sequence DNA window tcaaatatttaatattcaaatataGATATGCAACATTCAcatgtttgtacatacatacacacatatatagctTAGGGATGTTAGCTAAGTGAACGCAGTGGCACCAAAAAGGtgtgaaaaagtgaaaattttaaaaatgaaaaaatttaaaagtgaatgcaaataaaaagagaattaaataaaataccacaGATTCATCTGTACACTGCACGAGTACTCCAGTATTTCCGGCTCCCTCTTCTTGTCAAGAACTAAAAATGCAAACACTATTTGCTCTTGTTGCGTTAATTTGCTTCAGACTGCAAATTGCCCAACCGTTAGCCACCAGCTATGATTACGATATACAGCGTGGTGAAGAATTTGCAGATTCTGAAAATCTAGTTCACCAGAATCCTGAACGCCATGGGACATCGCATTTTCGACCATCACACAGCATTAGGCATAAGCAGCACTTTGGAATTAATAACACAGAAACTGCTAAAGAATTACCAACACCAGTGTCAAATGCAGGCACaactgaaaattcaaattttcatcagCATTTACACCATCAACATCAGAATAAACACGAACATTCTAAATCGGGATTGCAAATAGAACTGAATAATCGTCTTCATCGGCATTCCAACAGCCATAATCAGCAACGACATCAGGAGCATAATTCGATACATACTCAAGGCTCCTACACTCGTACGCGTCACAAGATCGCTTCCAAGCCTATGAATGCAATGACGGCAGATAACAACACAATAACCACTGCTGAAGACTTTAAAAATACAGCCGGCACAATGGGTTTGGTTAAGCCGACTTCACATCCTACACATGTGACAACAAACTCGGCAAACACAATTACCCTTGATGAGGCGAACAAAAGTATGCAAAATGTTTACCACCAACCGGTGATacggcagcagcagcacaaGCAACACAGGCAGAAACTGCATCACAATCATCAAATGCAGCCAAAATCAAATTCAAGTGAAACGAAAATTACTATGCCATCAGTTAATGAAATTCAACCGAACTTGTCTGCAAATTCGGAACAGTTTCGCCAGAATGAAAAGGTAGTGGCGCTGCGGTCTGTGGGTTATCTACTCTCAAGTAGCCACATCAAAGAAGGTACTGGTAGTAACGTCACGGCCTCAGTATCAGTAGGCGGTAGTACGGAGAATATTGCCGGCCCAGCCTCAGAATCGAATAGTGGTCTCTCGGCAGCGGACGACAGCAATGAAAGAGGAACCGTGTATATGGACGATGAAACTGAGTATTATGATTACACCGGTGATGATGAGCCAAATACTGATCAGCACGACTACCAACACGTACCTACTGCGGCCGACATTGGCTACGATTATGACAGCGGCATTGACGGCGATGATGCCGAGTGGCACGTTAATGCCGCAAACAATTTAAAGACCGATCATCATCAGCATTTACAGCTCTACCAAGAGCAAAGGCGGCAGCAATGGTACCGGCAACAGCAGAAGCAACCACAAAATGATCAAGGTGAACACTCCCGGGTGCCACGCGATCATCAGCGGGTGCAATCGCAGCAGTTTCACAACAACCATTTATATGACGCACACTCAGATGATGTAAGTCGCCagacacaaattttataaaatgattTGTTTATAGAAATGATGTCATGAAAGTCACTTTGTGCATCATTAATTTAGTTAGAGTTATGTATAACACTTCGAATACTATTTGCTCAGAGGCTTGGCACTAAGTAACTTAGAATTGTAATAACTACCTCATGAAAAGAATTGAGAAAAGTATGTATGTCCAATGCTTAGTAACGGTGCATGCGCTCTTCATAATTGTAGTCCTGATTAGATTATGCGATAATTTTTGTGGTGCGCTTGCCGATTTGTTTCCATCAATGAAACCATCTTTATGTCTCTTCTAAGGAGAAACTTCgctttatagcaatattttttatgatagaaATGCACGCAGAGATTTTCTGTTAGCTGTCTAGAgatcttaaagtaaatatttaacttgTGATAATTGGGATCGCAACCACAGCCTCAAAATATGTGTCGAAAAGTCACAGCCAAGTACTGGACGACAGCAGGCGAAACAACTTTTCACTCCTTCCATTAAATCAGTGACTTTTAGTTTTCGTTACGAACTTTAAGAATAAAATAGTGACCGAGTATACCAAGCTGATCTGATTTATGTAGAAACGAAGGATACTATCTAACTGATCGAGCCCAAACTCAAGGCTGTTAAGAAAATCGTAGGGCCTCATTGAATATCGTGTTTTATAACAAAGGTTGTAAAAATGGTATGAAAAGAAATTT harbors:
- the LOC129246881 gene encoding uncharacterized protein LOC129246881; protein product: MQTLFALVALICFRLQIAQPLATSYDYDIQRGEEFADSENLVHQNPERHGTSHFRPSHSIRHKQHFGINNTETAKELPTPVSNAGTTENSNFHQHLHHQHQNKHEHSKSGLQIELNNRLHRHSNSHNQQRHQEHNSIHTQGSYTRTRHKIASKPMNAMTADNNTITTAEDFKNTAGTMGLVKPTSHPTHVTTNSANTITLDEANKSMQNVYHQPVIRQQQHKQHRQKLHHNHQMQPKSNSSETKITMPSVNEIQPNLSANSEQFRQNEKVVALRSVGYLLSSSHIKEGTGSNVTASVSVGGSTENIAGPASESNSGLSAADDSNERGTVYMDDETEYYDYTGDDEPNTDQHDYQHVPTAADIGYDYDSGIDGDDAEWHVNAANNLKTDHHQHLQLYQEQRRQQWYRQQQKQPQNDQGEHSRVPRDHQRVQSQQFHNNHLYDAHSDDEYPDDEPYRDSSEQFSNRPGDLTSQKFRELGTMPDVQQSHHLYTQRHKTPFDLATDHINRMKVEARCNRPLKRVFHVSNDTSKTYVPSCTILHRCGEDTGCCRSMGQVCTVKTYEDVPVYFIVIQVNSSKSRRQREVEILWLRNDTECHCINRTDLTSTPEFITRDKRSGFTFRRRRPPYFDAMDSQSNQLEDRSDTEENTENYPDDVCHCPTHFNVFQQDIELQSVQQHHEQHSHGAPTVNCFCDCANKNTPCQRLKNGEEGFAMDDRRCIAKGTCSVPNCHFGTYNEQMGRCPRPSRKHKRHNNGFG